Part of the Mauremys mutica isolate MM-2020 ecotype Southern chromosome 1, ASM2049712v1, whole genome shotgun sequence genome is shown below.
TGtgtcctgctccccaccccacatatCACACTGGGTGTGTACCCCTGGgtgtgccctgccccccaccccacatgtcaCGCTGGGTGTGTACCCCTGGGTgtgtcctgccccccaccccacatgtcaCACTGAGTGTGtatccccctctgccccatgtGTAACACTAGATGTTTATACCATATATGGCACAGTTTACGTACATGTGTCCCATGTCACTGGGTGCCTGTCACTTTGTCCTGCCTTTGTGTGTATCACAGCATATAGACCATGtttatcttgtgtgtgtgtgtgtgatgtcacTGTGTTTATACTGCATATTTGTGTTCTGTATGTGCATATGCCATGGATCTTGTCTTCCCTATATCATGTACGTATCTCTCTGTGCTTATACAGTGTGTGTGCCCTGTTTGTGTGTTATGGTGCTTATATCATCAgtgaaaacaacgaggagtacttgtggcaccttagagactaacaaatgtatttgggcataagctttcgtgggctaaaatccacttgaTCAGATGTGTGGAGGGGAAAATGCAGTAGCAgaaatatatacacagtacatgaaaagatgggagttgccttaccaagtggggggtcagtgctaacgggACAATTCaattctcaacagtagaataccaagggaggaaaaatcacatttgtagtggtaatgaggatggcccatttcaaacagttgacaagaagtgtgagtaacagtagggggaaattagtctttgtaatgacccatccactcccagtctttattcagacctaatttgatggtgtccagtttgcaaattaattccagttctgcagtttctcattggagtctgtttttgagtcTGCTGttcagtgtccagggagactgaagtgttctctgactgtttTTTGAACGATATAATTCTTGgtttctgatttgtgtccatttattcttttgcgtagagaccgtctggtttggccaatgtacatggcagaggggcattgctagcacatgatggcatatatcacaatggtagatgtgcaggtgaatgagcccctgatggtgtggttgATATGATTAGGTTCTATGATGATTTCCCTTGAATAGATAagcagacagagttggcaacggggtttgttgcagggataggttcctgggttagtgtttctgttatGTGATGTTtagttgctggtgaatatttgcttcaggttggggggctgtgtgtaagcaaggactggcctgtctcccaaggactggcctgtctcccaaggtctgtgagagtgagggatcgtccttcaggataggttgtatatccttgatgatgtgctggagaggttttagttgggggtgtaggtgatggctagtggcgttctgttactttctttgttgggcctgtcctgtagtaggtgatttctgggaacccttctggctctgtcaatctgtttcttcacttcaccaggtgggcattgtagttttaagaacgcttgacagagatcctgtaggtgtttgtctctgtctgagggattgaagCAAATTCGGTTGCATCTTAGAGCTAGTGAATGTCTTGTGTTcttgtctgtgtttgtagcatGTATTGGGTATGTGATAGCTAAGTAGCACCTATGTGTACCTGTCACTATGTTTATACTGTGTATGAATGTGTGTACATGTATACCATATCTGTGTATTCTGTGTATACATAGTCTATGTATCTGTGTGCTGTGCATGTACATCACTTACGTGTCTGCAGCCATGCATCTCAGAATATGGCTTCTTGAGCTTTTGCAAACCGTGTCCTGACTACTTATGCCAGTACTCACAAGAACAGAGGTGTTAAATCCTGATGTTTGGGCCAAATTCTAGTTGGAGTAATAATCTGCCTGCCTGAATTCTTCCTACAGTTCCAGCTGGTGCAGCAGCTTTCGTATAGTATTTTTTCAAACTGTTGCATTTCACTCCAGAAGTGACGGTTCTTCAATGGTGTGTTAAATCTCGGTGTATAGGTTGTATGAGATTTATAAGATTCAGGACGAAAGGTATTCAAGATAATATTTTTATTGGTGGAATGTGCTGGATTTGCAGTCCTAAAGTGTCAAGTCAACTATTTATTCACAGAACACATACAACATCTTGACTGGAAAAATCATTTTTAGGGATGACATTTCCATGTTACCCTGGGTCTCTGCTCACCTGTTTATTAGAAACTGTGTGGGGGCTACCTTTTGATTTCCTATAAGCAAACAAATATTTTGAGTGACTTTGGTTGCTGCTTATTGCCTTGGGGTGTATTTAAACTAATAACCTAAAGTGGGAAGGTTCTGCATGTCATTACCAAATACTCTGAGCAATAGAGTACCCCTAAGAACTTATCTCATTTGAATATGTTTGTTCCCTATTTAAATAGAGAACTAAATTGTATTAATTTGTAAACTACTCTTaatctttattttaattaatgtttCTCCATTTCAGGTAACATCATGAAGTGTGACTTTTTTGAGATAAGCTTTCTGGAGTGAAGTAAAGAAGCAACATATGAAAGACATAAATATTTATAAGTAATGTCAGTTAATTTGCCTTTAAATGTATATTTGTATCTCCTGATTAACACAAGAAGCCTTTGGGGGAAGCAGAGAAACAAGCAGCTGTACTACTTGTGTAGACCTAAACTTTATTGGAGGATTAGTCATGGTATTCCACTTAGAGTTTTTCATACAAGCAAAACTCAGTGTAAATGGACCAGAAGCAAAACACTGGAGTGTAGTAAACACATTTATAGCCATGACTTTTTGTATTATAGAGTTTCTAAACATAGCACTTCTTCTCCCAAGGGACTAACAAAAGTGAATAATCGTATGTCACGAATTAAGAACACTTTCGAATCTGTTTCAAAGGCTGTTTCTGGCACTCACAGTGAACTGGTTGCACGAATAGCTCGATTCAAGCCCAACTCTGGCATATTGGGGAAAGCATTTGAAAATAATGTTCAGGAAAACAATCTCCAGGTAAACCTAGAAAATGATAAACGAACTACATGTGCTGGAACTCAGGGAGATTACAACAATAGTCAAACTGTAAAGAACTTTGTTCACGCAGATGCAAACGCAGAGTCTGCATTGATAAGTAGAAGTGGCACTAATCAAGCTACTTTAAAAGATTCTGTAGATATTAAAAACAACCTTTTTCATGTAAGCTACTTCACTACAAATTTTGGAGAGACTTACAACTTTTTAGCAAATCATATCAACTGGTACTTTGGCACTAATACTGTTATGGATCAGGAGAAAAAAGGAAATGCTTTTCTACAAGACTCCAAGAATGAACTCAGAAATAAACTTGATTCACCAGAAAGTGACATAATGAGTAATGAAAATAGGATGAGTTCAGCAGCCGCTTTAATTTCTGCTGCTGAGATTCAAGATGCTGAAAAGACAAATACTGCTCTTCCAACTTCCACTAAAAAGAGCATTGCAAGCTTCCTTTCATACCCTAGTAACAGTGTACAAGCTTTTGTAGACAGTTATGTAGGCAGTCTGGTCCCCAAGTTGAGATCTGAGACAAAAGCCGCCTCAGAAGATAAATCACAAGAACGCAAAGAGTCTTTGAAAGATGAAGAGGATGGTGATAAAGAGATCAAAACTgcagaagggaaagaaaagcGTTTGTCTCTTCAGAGAGAAAAGGCAAGTATTTGCTTAGTATTTACAGATACTGGGTTTTTTAGCTACTATATTTGTCAGAGGCATGTTATAATGTTATCATTTCAAAGCTACATTGAAATCTCATCTGCATAGGTGAAACATTGAACCAAGTTATTTGAAGGACTGTCACTGTGAGCCGGATCTATAATAGGCTCTTCTAATTTATGTAAATGAAGAACCAGAGATCAGTtaagtaaaaaaacccaaacaaacaaaaaaccacctttCTTGAAGCCTGTAGTGGTATTCTACTATAAGCCATTCATCTCTTCTTGGAGTAAGCTAAGAAAACAAAAATTTTGAAAAAGTCTTGTCAAGTTTTGAATATCTCTTCTTGGAGCATTTCATATTCTTAATATACATATCTGTTTATCTTTAGATTATTGCAAGAGTGAGTGTTGACAACAGAACACGggctttagttcaggccttacgAAGATCTTCTAACCGAAGAGTCTCTATCAACAGGATTGAAGAACTGACTTACCATCTTCTGGAATTTCCAGAAACCAGAGGAGTTGCTATTAAGGTACAAATCATTTTCATGCTCAACCTATCAATTACAGATAGATAATAAGTACTTATGTAATGACAGATGTTTTATCATAAAATAGATAAATGTATAATCtatcattttgttttttcttcttaaaCTGTTGTATCTTATACTTGTGCTATGTGAATATcttcaatttttttattattaatgtattaCCTCCAAGAGATTCATATGTAAGCCATCATGATTGGCAGTTAATGTCTGCTTTGGAGAAAACTTTGGACTTTTATTTTCCTATATGTTAATTGTTAAGGAATTCTTTAGTTCTCAAAGCAATACTGTGTACAGTGCCATAACAGAACCCCTATCCTAATTGAGGTCCTTTGTGTgctcctgtaatacaaataatgaatagcaGTAATAAACCCAATAGACTGTTCAGTACGACAGAACAGAAACTTTTCTTCATACAACTAAAATAAATTGAAGGCTTTTCCTGTCTGAGAGAGCCTTATTTTGTCTTAATAAAACACCTTAGATTTTGGCATTGTAGTCCATAACAAACTAAGAATACCATATCTGttcaaaacaaaaggaagaattcAGGCAGAATGGCCCAGATCCAGAAATGGCTCAGATTTAGTCATTACTCTGAtgcacaaaactcccactcacCCTTCCCCTAACCCTGTAGGCATCCAAACTCAgtaggtgcctaagtttctgtctctgggcatGTGTACCACTGTGTCAGGCAGACTTCCAGATGCCTAATCTCACACCTAAACCCCAGCACAAGTCGCAAACCAGGTAGAAACAGGTGTTCCCCTGCTTCTTGTCTACAGGAGCCTGATCCAGAAGGTGTGCTCATAGCACCcttaactccacacaaaatggcatgggggagaaggaggcTACCCTTATAACTAGTACCCTACTAAATTCATgggccattttggtcaatttcatggtcataggattttttaaatagcCAGTTTCAGATGTTGTAACCATGgaagtcctgacccaaaagagggttggggtgggggagggtcacAGAGTAAAGGGAGGTTGCCactttttggggggcagggctcacgTTATGGGTGGGTGACCGCCCATGATCAGTGGGACACCATGGTCCATCCCGCCTCCTCCCAACAGCCAACACAAAGCCTCTTGAACTCCTGagcagtaatagtgatgatgaaatgctaagggaaattagagaggctgttgagcaatagtcaacatggtttctgtaaaggaaaatcgtgtcttactaatctattagagttctttgaaggggtcaacaaacatgtggacaagggggatccggtggacatagtgtacttagatttccagaaagcctttgacaaggtccctcaccaaaggctcttacgtaaattaagctgtcatgggataaaagggaaggtcctttcatggattgagaactggttaaaagacagggaacaaagggtaggaattaatggtaaattctcagaatggagaggggtaactagtggtgttccccaagggtcagtcctaggaccaatcctattcaatttattcgtaaatgatctggagaaagggataaacagtgaggtggcaaagtttgcagatgatactaaactactcaagatagttaagaccaaagcagattgtgaagaacttcaaaaagatctcacaaaactaagtgattgggcaacaaaatggcaaatgaaatttaatgtggataaatgtaaagtaatgcatattggaaaaaataaccccaactatacatacaatatgatgggggctaatttagctacaacgagacaggaaaaagatcttggagtcatcgtggatagttctctgaagatgtccacgcagtgtgcagaggcggtcaaaaaagcaaacaggatgttaggaatcattaaaaaggggacagagaataacactgagaatatagtattgcccttatataaatccatggtacgcccacatctcgaatactgtgtacaaatgtggtctcctcacctcaaaaaagatattctagcactagaaaaggttcagaaaggggcaactaaaatgattagggttttggagagggtcccatacgaggaaagattaaagaggctaggactcttcagcttggaaaagagaagactaagcggggatatgatagaggtatataaaatcatgagtgatgttgagaaagtggataaggaaaagttatttacttattcccataatacaagaactaggggtcacccaacgaaattaataggcagcaggtttaaaacaaataaaaggaagttcttcttcacgcagcacacagtcaacttgtggaactccttacctgaggatgttgtgaaggctaggactataacaatgtttaaaagggaactggataaattcatggtggctaagtccataaatggctattagccaggatgggtaagaatgctgtccctagcctctgttcgtcagaggatggagatggatggcaatgagagagatcacttgatcattgcctgttaggttcactccctctggggcacctggcattggccactgtcggtagacagatagtgggctagatggacctttggtctgacccgctatggccgttcttatgttcttatgagcccAGAGATGGAGAGGGGCAGGGCGAGGGGTGCCCCAGCCAGGGTCTCTTATTGTGTGCCAGtcttcagctgctagtcctggcagGGCTGTGGAGGGACAGGCCTTCCTCTTCCCTTGCATGGGCCACTCCTGGGGCTCGGTCAGATCCACCTCCAGGAACCTCCCCtggctgcactaggggaggggcagaggccc
Proteins encoded:
- the PNPLA8 gene encoding calcium-independent phospholipase A2-gamma, with amino-acid sequence MSVNLPLNVYLYLLINTRSLWGKQRNKQLYYLCRPKLYWRISHGIPLRVFHTSKTQCKWTRSKTLECSKHIYSHDFLYYRVSKHSTSSPKGLTKVNNRMSRIKNTFESVSKAVSGTHSELVARIARFKPNSGILGKAFENNVQENNLQVNLENDKRTTCAGTQGDYNNSQTVKNFVHADANAESALISRSGTNQATLKDSVDIKNNLFHVSYFTTNFGETYNFLANHINWYFGTNTVMDQEKKGNAFLQDSKNELRNKLDSPESDIMSNENRMSSAAALISAAEIQDAEKTNTALPTSTKKSIASFLSYPSNSVQAFVDSYVGSLVPKLRSETKAASEDKSQERKESLKDEEDGDKEIKTAEGKEKRLSLQREKIIARVSVDNRTRALVQALRRSSNRRVSINRIEELTYHLLEFPETRGVAIKEKIIPCLLQLRQGIDETLHAAVMEALAIIGYTDPVKAWGIRILTIDGGGTRGLVALQTLRKLEELTGKPVHELFDYICGVSTGAILAFMLGLFHIPLDECEELYHKLGSDVFKQNVIVGTMKMGWNHAFYDSDIWEKMLKDRMGSDLMIETARNPRCPKVAAVSTIVNRGTPLKAFVFRNYNHLPGVKSHYIGGCQYKLWQAIRASSAAPGYFQEYVLGNDLHQDGGLLLNNPTALAVHECKCLWPKVPLQCVISLGTGRYESERKNSITYTSLKTKLTNVISSATDTEEVHTMLDGLLPPDTYFRFNPLMNEDIPLDENRKEKLSQLRTDGIRYLERNEEKMKKAAKILTQEKTVVQKFNEWIRLKAYMCEGLPFFSKL